In one Andrena cerasifolii isolate SP2316 chromosome 2, iyAndCera1_principal, whole genome shotgun sequence genomic region, the following are encoded:
- the LOC143366465 gene encoding very long chain fatty acid elongase AAEL008004, which yields MAQVVRSLYDGYRDLMDNKSDPRVNDWAMMSSPIPTLAICLFYVYFVKVLGPKLMENRKPFNLRRVMIFYNLFQVIFSTWLFNESLVSGWGGQYSFRCQPVDYSQNPLAVRMAHGCWWYYFSKFTEFMDTIFFVLRKKNNHISTLHVIHHGCMPMSVWFGVKFTPGGHSTFFGLLNTFVHIVMYAYYLLAALGPRIQPYLWWKKYLTSLQMIQFVMVMIHAFQLLFIDCNYPKAFVWWIGMHAVMFYFLFREFYTEAYRRRKSSLSAKKQKQAAEKEKQNAASQSNSKENSVIYADQYKMATGYITDSGLRNRVFIDNRGFKE from the exons ATGGCGCAGGTTGTGCGATCGCTGTACGATGGCTACCGGGACCTGATGGACAACAAGAGCGACCCCAGGGTGAACGATTGGGCAATGATGAGCAGCCCCATCCCCACCCTCGCTATTTGCCTGTTCTACGTCTACTTCGTCAAAGTTCTGGGCCCTAAGCTGATGGAGAACCGCAAGCCCTTCAACCTCAGGAGGGTCATGATATTCTACAACCTCTTCCAAGTTATCTTCTCCACGTGGCTGTTCAACGAG TCCTTGGTGTCTGGATGGGGAGGTCAGTATTCCTTCCGCTGCCAGCCAGTGGACTATTCGCAAAATCCGCTTGCAGTACGAATGGCGCACGGCTGCTGGTGGTACTACTTCTCGAAATTCACCGAGTTCATGGACACGATCTTCTTCGTCCTGAGGAAGAAGAACAACCACATCTCCACCCTCCACGTGATCCATCACGGATGCATGCCGATGTCCGTCTGGTTCGGCGTCAAGTTCACTCCTG GCGGCCACAGCACGTTCTTCGGCCTGCTGAACACGTTCGTCCACATCGTGATGTACGCGTACTACTTGCTGGCGGCCCTGGGCCCAAGGATCCAGCCTTACCTCTGGTGGAAGAAGTACCTCACCAGCCTGCAGATGATCCAGTTCGTCATGGTGATGATCCACGCGTTCCAGCTGCTCTTCATCGACTGCAACTACCCGAAGGCGTTCGTCTGGTGGATCGGCATGCACGCCGTCATGTTCTACTTCCTGTTCCGCGAGTTCTACACCGAGGCGTACAGGAGGAGGAAATCCTCGCTGTCGGCGAAGAAGCAGAAACAGGCTGCCGAGAAGGAGAAGCAGAACGCAGCGTCGCAGAGCAACTCGAAGGAGAACAGCGTGATCTACGCGGACCAGTACAAAATGGCAACTGGCTACATCACCGACAGCGGGCTGAGGAACCGCGTGTTCATCGACAACAGGGGATTCAAGGAGTAA